The window GGATGGCCGGGGTGGAGGGCCTCCGGCGGGGAGCCTGCCGGGCCTCCGCCATCAGGCGCTCATACAGCGAGGCCACCCAGGTCGGCCGCGGCTCCACCGGCCGCAGGGCGTCCGCCAGCTGCTCTGCCAGCTGGAAGAGCGCGCGGTCCCGAGGGGAGAACGCCACCGGAGGGAGCGGATACGCCGCTTCCCCCCGCAGCCCCTGTTGCAGACGCGCAGCATGCCACTCCAGCCACTCTGCGAGATCCGGCATGATGTCCTCCGCGAAGGGATTCAGGGCTCCCGCAGCAGCTCCTTCCGGAGCGCCTCCAGGGTGCGGTGATACAGCACCCGGATCGCCCCCTCGGTCCGCCCCATGATCCGGGCGATCTCGGCGTTGGAAAGTCCCTCGACGAACTTGAGGATCAGCAGCTGCTGGCGATCCGGGGGCAGGCGCCGCAGGGCCCGAAGCAGCCGCTCCCGTTCCTCCTGACGCTCCACCAGGGCTTCCACCCGATCCGGGGCCCGCTCGTGCCCGTTCTCGGAGAGCGGGACCACCGGGCGCCGGCGGCGGTCCCGATGCCAGTTGGCCACCAGGTTGTGAGCGATGCGGAAGAGCCAGGCGGCGAAGGGCAGCCCTCTTTCCTGGAACCGGGGCAGGTGCTGCAAGGCCTGCAGGAAGACCCGGCTGGTGAGATCTTCCGCTTCCTCCGGATCGCCGGTGCGGTAGAAGATGTAGTTGTAAATCGAGCGCACGTGACGCAGGTAGAGCTCCCCGAAGGCTTCGGGATCCCGTCGGGCCTGCTCCACCAGCCTCCGCTCCTCGTCCCGGGATCCTGCGGGAGAGCGACGAGTGGCCATGGTCCCCCACGATCGTTCCCAAGCGGATCGGGAGCTGCGCCGTTCGTCCCGCTACCCCTCCTTTCCGGAACGGCCCAGCTCCCGTGGATTTGTCGCATCAAGGCACTCTAAGTATACCCGAAAGCGGGGGGAGGGGCGCATCTCCGCTCGGAGGACGCACATGGACGCCGCGCGTGTCGTCGAGGTCATCCGGCAGGAATCCGTGCTCATCGATCGGGCGGGGCTGGTTTCGCTCTACGGAGCGGTGCTCCGGCTGGCCGGGCTGGGGGTGGGGGGGATGCTCTACCAGGCCGGACGGCAGGCCGGGCTGCGGGGCGCCCAGCTCCTTCAGGAACGGCTGGGCCTGCAGGGGGAGGATCTGGTGGAGGCAGCCCGCATCGCCTTCGAGGCCGCCCAGTGGGGGGAGGCGCGCTGGCAGCGGGAGGATGCCACCATCCGGGTGGAGGTGACCCATTCCGTCCTCGCCGAGGGGCTCCGGCCCCAGCGAAAGCCGGTCTGTCACCCCCTGGCAGGATACATCGCCGGCTTCCTGGAGGTCGCCCTGGGGCGCCCGGTCCGCGTTCGGGAGATCGCCTGCGCGGCCGTGGAGGGCGAGACCTGTCAGTTTGTGGCGGAAGCGGAACGGTGAGCGCGCTTTGGAGGGGATCGATGTTCTCGGCGGTGCGCCCTGCCACCCGGGCCGATCGGAGCGCTATCCTGCATCTGGTCCGGGAGCATCGGCGGGCTCAAATGACGCTGGACTGGTGGTCCCTGGAGGAATGGCTGGAAGCCCCGACCGCCTGGGTGGTGGAGCGGATGGGCCGGGTGATCGCCTTCTGGCTGGGCATCCAGGTGGACAGCCCGGTGGCGTGGCTGCGGGTGGCGGCGGTGGCCGACGGCGAGGACGCGCCCCAGCTGTTCCGACAGCTCTGGCCCTCCATGGCCCGGGCCCT is drawn from Thermoflexus hugenholtzii and contains these coding sequences:
- a CDS encoding sigma-70 family RNA polymerase sigma factor, which translates into the protein MEQARRDPEAFGELYLRHVRSIYNYIFYRTGDPEEAEDLTSRVFLQALQHLPRFQERGLPFAAWLFRIAHNLVANWHRDRRRRPVVPLSENGHERAPDRVEALVERQEERERLLRALRRLPPDRQQLLILKFVEGLSNAEIARIMGRTEGAIRVLYHRTLEALRKELLREP
- a CDS encoding V4R domain-containing protein yields the protein MDAARVVEVIRQESVLIDRAGLVSLYGAVLRLAGLGVGGMLYQAGRQAGLRGAQLLQERLGLQGEDLVEAARIAFEAAQWGEARWQREDATIRVEVTHSVLAEGLRPQRKPVCHPLAGYIAGFLEVALGRPVRVREIACAAVEGETCQFVAEAER